The genomic window TCGAGCGGATGCCCGACAACGGCATGGAGCTGCTGACGTTCCGGCCCGTGCCGCAGACGGCACGGGGATAACTTCGGGAAAACCTGTGAATGGTGTCGTGCTATCGGGCGTGCGAGGTATCGTGCTATCAGGCGTGGGACTATCGTGCTATCAGGCGTGCCGATCGGCCGCAAACCCGTGCCAGCATTGGGTTTCCTCGCCCTCTAACTTCCCTAACTTAATTTCTCTAACTTTTAGTAGAGAAACGCCGCTGCGGTGGACAACCACCACGCGGCCACAAACGCAGCAGCAAAAGCCCGGCTTTCCAGCATGGAGGGCCAGGCCATGATCGTCGCTTTGCTCAACCAGAAAGGCGGTGTCGGCAAGACCACGCTCGCCACGCACATCGCCGGCGAGCTGGCGATGCGCGGCCAGCACGTCGTGCTGCTGGACGCCGACCCGCAGGGTTCATCGCTGGACTGGACGCAGCGCAGAAGCCAGCAAGGCTTGCCACGGCTGTTCAGCGCCGTGGGCCTCGCCCGCGAAACGCTGCACCAAGAGGCGCCAGAACTCGCCAGGAGGGCCGATCACGTCATCATCGACGGCCCGCCGCGCATCGCCGCCTTGGCGCGCTCCGCGCTGCTGGCGGCCGAGCGCGTGCTGATCCCGGTGCAGCCCAGCCCCTACGACCTGTGGGCCAGCGCCGAGATGGTGGCGCTGATCCGCGAGGCGCAAGTCTTCCGGCCTGCGCTACGCGCGGCCTTCGTTATCAACCGGCGCGTCAGTACCACCGTGATCGGACGCGAAGCGCGCCAGGCGCTCGCAGACCAGCCGCTTCCTGCGCTGCGCGCGGAAGTGCATCAACGCATCGTGTTCGCCGACAGCGTGGCCGCTGGCCGGCTTGCACGCGAGACGGCGCCGGACAGCGCCGCCGCACGCGAAATCACCGCGCTGGTGGACGAACTGCTGCGGTGGCCGACATGACAGAGAAGCCGCCACCGAACAGCAAGCGCACGGCCAAGCGCGTCGGCATCGGCGCGCGTCCGCCCGCGAATCCGCACGCCGAGGCGTGGATTCGTCAGGGCGACGCCGATGTGCTGGGCAAGGGCGACCTGTACACCGCTCGCCTGACCCTTGACATCACGCCCGCCATGCGGGCGCGCATCAAGGTGTCGGCCTTCACGCAAGGCGTGACTGTGGCCGACCTGCTGCGCGGCCTGTTGGAGCGCGAGTTTCCAGAGCACCGCAGGGAGAACACGCCATGACTGCATCCGCTTCGCCTGCCGCTGGCGCGGCCACGGCTGCGCTCGCAGCACTTTCCGGCCAGCCTGCCAGCGCACCGCTGACGCGCGTGGCGCTGGCCTACATCGAACCGCGCTTCAAGCTCTATCTGCGCTTCGGCGAACCCGCGCGCACACACCAGCTCGACCGCTGGCGGCGCTGCGCGGTGTTCCTGCCGGGTGCCATGCTGTGCCGTATCCGCTGGCAGGCCAACGACTACGGCACTGTGCGCTGGCAGCTCATGGTGATGCAGGCTTGCACGCCGCTCGATGCGACGCAGCGCATCCCCGGCGTGCAGCCGGGCGCGCGCCTGCTGTTGCACGCCGAAGGCGAGAACCAGGTGCGCGCCGTGCTGGAGCGCATCGACGCCATCGAGGCGCTGGGCATCACGCCTGTCGGCACCTCGCCCGCGTACTGGCGCACGCTCGCCAACCGCCTCGCCGCGCGCCTGCCGCTACCCGAATACACCGCCGAGCGGCACGCCGCCTGGCTGACCGGGAGGGCGCTGCCATGACGCTTCCATCCGCCGTTGCCGGTGCAACCGGCATTCCGCCGCATCCTCGCTCGCGCCTGCGCGCTCGCATCGTGCTGGCGGGCCTGTCCGCCTGCGGCCTCGCTGCGCTGGCCTGGGCGTCCTTCGTGCAGCCGCTGCCGCGCTTGATCTACAACCCATCCGACAGCGTGGCGGTCGGATGGTATCGCGTCGATCCGCTGGGCCACGGCACCGGCTCGCTGCCACGTCCCTTGTCCGTGGGCAGCATCGTCCTGACCACGCTGCCGCCAGATGCCGCCGCGCTGGCTGCGCAGCGCGGCTACCTGCCGTCGCGCGTGCCGCTGCTCAAGCGCGTGGGCGCCGTCGCGCCGCAGGAGGTGTGCATCACTGGCCGCATCGTCCGCATCGACGGCGTGCCTTCGGCCGCCGTGCTGCCCGCTGACCGCTGGGGCCGCCCGCTGCCATCCTGGCAGCAATGCCGTCGCATCGAACCCGGCGAACTGTTCCTGCTCAGTGTGACCAACCCGGCGTCGTTCGACAGCAGGTACTTTGGGCCGGTCAGCGCATCCGCCGTGATCGGCGTCGCGCATCCGGTCTGGCTGGAGTCCCGCCCATGATGGTCGCCGACTCGCTGCACGTTGCCGTGCATCTTGTCGTGCCATCGGGCGTGTTGTTCTGCTGGCCGTCGCCGTGTCGTCGCGCGTGCAGTGCGGGTGCATTCGCACCGCACTTCGCGCTGCCTCCGGCGCAGCCGTCCTACATGCAGGCGTCTTGCCTCGAACGCGCCCGGCCTGCGGCCGTGTCCGCGTTCGCCGGCGGGCTGGCTGCTCGCAGCACAGCGCCGCCGGGCCGCCGCTGCCCGGAGCGTCAGCGAGGGGCAAAGGCGGAAGGCAAGACAAAAGGACGCGGCACCGGGCCGCGTCGAAAGCCAGTCTGCACGTGGGGGTGGCGCAGCACGGAGCGGCTTCGCCGCCGTGCCGCGTGGGGCGCGAGGGTCGCGCCAATGCAGGCATGTCCGCGTGCTTCGCACGCCCGGACACGCCAGAACTTGCAGGAAGCGCAGCTATGACCGACCGCCGCGACGACGATTTCCGGGTGCGCCCCAGCGCCCCGAAGAACCGGGGCAAGGGCCAGGGCCAGAGCTTCGTTTCCAAGGTGCTCAAGCAGGCTGGCAAGGCCAGCGGCGGCAAGTCCTCGGTGCGCCGTCCGGCATCGGCGCGTGGCACCGGCCAGCGGCCCGGTTCGCGCCTGGGGCGCGGCCACACGGCGGCGCGCTTCGCAGGGGCGAAGCTCACGCCCATGTCGCGGCGCGCGACCATCAAGACGCTGCTGGTCAACCAGCGCCAGGCCAGCCCGCAGTCACTTGCCAAGCACCTACGCTATATCGAGCGCGACGGCGTGGGCCGCGATGGCGAACCGGGCCAAGCCTACGGGCCGCAGACCGATGCCGCCGACCTCGACGCCTTCAAGGAACGCTGCGCCGACGACCGGCACCATTTCCGCTTCATCCTCTCGCCCGAGGATGGCGCCGAG from Stenotrophomonas sp. 704A1 includes these protein-coding regions:
- a CDS encoding S26 family signal peptidase produces the protein MTLPSAVAGATGIPPHPRSRLRARIVLAGLSACGLAALAWASFVQPLPRLIYNPSDSVAVGWYRVDPLGHGTGSLPRPLSVGSIVLTTLPPDAAALAAQRGYLPSRVPLLKRVGAVAPQEVCITGRIVRIDGVPSAAVLPADRWGRPLPSWQQCRRIEPGELFLLSVTNPASFDSRYFGPVSASAVIGVAHPVWLESRP
- a CDS encoding DUF2840 domain-containing protein → MTASASPAAGAATAALAALSGQPASAPLTRVALAYIEPRFKLYLRFGEPARTHQLDRWRRCAVFLPGAMLCRIRWQANDYGTVRWQLMVMQACTPLDATQRIPGVQPGARLLLHAEGENQVRAVLERIDAIEALGITPVGTSPAYWRTLANRLAARLPLPEYTAERHAAWLTGRALP
- the parA gene encoding ParA family partition ATPase yields the protein MIVALLNQKGGVGKTTLATHIAGELAMRGQHVVLLDADPQGSSLDWTQRRSQQGLPRLFSAVGLARETLHQEAPELARRADHVIIDGPPRIAALARSALLAAERVLIPVQPSPYDLWASAEMVALIREAQVFRPALRAAFVINRRVSTTVIGREARQALADQPLPALRAEVHQRIVFADSVAAGRLARETAPDSAAAREITALVDELLRWPT